The window ATCGGCACCCCCAATTTCTAGTTGCACATCATATTTTTCGTGCAGGTGGAAGAAATCATAGGCCTGCAGGATTTGGTACGTAAATTCCGTAAAGGAAATTCCTTGGGATAAACGGCTAGCGACAACTTCCTTATTCAACATGGTGTTGATGTTAAATAACTTCCCGTAATCCCGCAAAAAGTCGAGTAAGGTCATGTTTTTTGTCCAGTCGTAGTTATTGACGATGTGCGTGTTAGGAGCATTGCCAAACAGTTTTTCCATCTGCGCAGTTAATGCTGCAACGTTTTTTTGAACCTGTTCCTTAGTTTGTAATTGACGTTCAGTTTTACGACCGCTGGGGTCACCGATGGAACCAGTAGCCCCACCAATCACGATGTACGGATGGTGACCAGCCCGGGCAAACCGTTCCATGATCATGAATGGAATTAAGTGGCCGATGTGCATACTATCGCCTGTCGGATCAACCCCACAGTAGAGGGCAATCGGATGTTCGTTGATTGTTTCCGCTAATCCTGCAGCGTCGGTTTGTTGATTAATGGCACCCCGCCACTGCAAATCTTCAATGATATTCATATAAACCTCCTGGGTATTGAAATTAAGTTAGGTAAAGTGTTTGTAATTGTTTACGTTCGGCTGGTCCCATTCCTAATTCATTAGTGAGGAATGAGTCTAATCCACCATATTGTTCGTTAATGGTGTCCAGCGCCGCGTCTAAAAAGTCCATGTTGACAGTATAAAGAGCTCGCAAGCTGCGAATGGCAGTCTCTGAAAAGCCGTTTTTGCGGGCTTTTTCCATCTTTTGGTCAACAAGTGGTTTTACTACTTGGTTAGTCAGAATGTAATCTTGCTTGATGGTATCTAAATCAACCCCTAAAGCATATAACAGAAAGACTGCGGCCATTCCGGTTCGATCTTTTCCCGCTGTACAGTGAAAGAGCACGCCACTATCTGTCTGGTTGTTTTGTAATAAAGCTTGGAAAAAGCGATGGTAGGCTTGATGGCAGCCATCATTTTGGACCATCCGTTTGTAAACGGAGACCATGTGATCGTGGCCGTAGTTCGGATTATCCTCTAACATTTGCCGGAATTCCTCTGGATCCTGGGAGTTGTCGGTTCGGTCTTCGTCAAAAACCGGATTAAAGATGTATTCGATCTGATCATTCTGGTGATCAAGGAAAGCGTCTGGAACGGCCGAACGTTCTTGACCAGAGCGCAAATCAATGTCATAGCGGACGCCATAGGCCTTTAAAAAGTTCAGGTCGGCGGCAGTTAGCGTGCCTAAACTTCCAGAACGCAGTAATTTGTGCCATTTAATGGTTCTGCCGTCGGTAGTTTGATATCCACCCAACTCACGCAGATTTTCGGTTGAATTAAGTTTAATGATGCGTTCGTTTTTCATCTGATTCACGTCCTTTGCTCGATTATCGTAATGTCTTCATTATATCACTGACAGATTCGTGAAATGAAGCATAATAATAGTTTACAAACGGACCTGAGTGCACTAGGCTTATTGTAATGAACAAACGAAGGGGAATGACACTGATGGAAATGACAGAACGCCAATTAATTCAAGAAATTTTAAACACGGTTGATGTAATTTATGACTTTGAAAACGTGGATGAAGATACCAAAGAATATACCCTGTTAATCAAGCGTCAAACGGGAGATGTCCGTGATTTAAACGTCATTAATGACGAAATGAAACACTACTTTAACGAAGCTAACTTTGACTACCAAGAAGAAGTAGAACCAGCTGAGATTGACTGTGACATTCGAGTTCAAATCAAACGTTAACTTGGAAAGTAAAAGGTGGGAAATTATTTCCACCTTTTTTTGTTTGATATTTGGGACCTACCAGCATGTGACTTAGCTTACAAAGGTTTGATGCTATCCTGTGAATAAAGAAAAATTCAGATTATCTGAATATAGGGAAAACCCTGTAAATCGGTTTAATGATTGGAATCACTCAATA of the Fructilactobacillus cliffordii genome contains:
- a CDS encoding tyrosine-protein phosphatase, whose protein sequence is MKNERIIKLNSTENLRELGGYQTTDGRTIKWHKLLRSGSLGTLTAADLNFLKAYGVRYDIDLRSGQERSAVPDAFLDHQNDQIEYIFNPVFDEDRTDNSQDPEEFRQMLEDNPNYGHDHMVSVYKRMVQNDGCHQAYHRFFQALLQNNQTDSGVLFHCTAGKDRTGMAAVFLLYALGVDLDTIKQDYILTNQVVKPLVDQKMEKARKNGFSETAIRSLRALYTVNMDFLDAALDTINEQYGGLDSFLTNELGMGPAERKQLQTLYLT